In a genomic window of Vigna angularis cultivar LongXiaoDou No.4 chromosome 6, ASM1680809v1, whole genome shotgun sequence:
- the LOC108341817 gene encoding uncharacterized protein LOC108341817, whose protein sequence is MPESPGGGDAGAPPQTTELKRPHTDQNAAEKTDADPPVLSKNAQKKLAKQQRFEAKKAEKKAAAKEQKRRDVERKRKEWEDSLAGVSQEERAKLLESRRTLRKERMEKRSLEKENKRERLTVAREQGQNVVVDLQFSHLMNPNEIHSLVQQVMYCYAVNGRCASPAHLWLTGCDGEMDSALKRIPGFDKWIIEKENRSYIEALCDRKEDLVYLTADSEIVLEELDLKKFYIIGGLVDRNRWKGITLKKAQEQGIQTAKLPIGNFMKMSSSQVLTVNQVVEILLKFLETKDWKTSFFAVIPQRKRCQSDSEGNAENTVEEEHEQNDGLTASKKKCVEEVPSNS, encoded by the exons ATGCCGGAATCACCCGGCGGCGGAGACGCCGGCGCTCCACCGCAGACAACGGAATTGAAAAGGCCTCACACTGACCAAAACGCCGCCGAAAAAACCGACGCGGATCCTCCGGTGCTCTCGAAAAACGCACAGAAGAAGCTGGCGAAGCAGCAGAGGTTTGAGGCGAAAAAGGCGGAGAAGAAAGCCGCGGCGAAGGAGCAGAAGCGAAGAGATGTAGAGAGAAAGCGCAAGGAGTGGGAAGACAGCCTCGCCGGCGTCTCCCAAGAGGAGAGAGCGAAGCTATTGGAGTCTCGAAGAACCCTCCGCAAGGAGAGAATGGAGAAGAGGTCACTggagaaagaaaacaagagagaGAGACTAACTGTAGCGAGAGAACAAGGTCAAAACGTCGTCGTCGATCTCCAGTTTTCTCACCTCATGAACCCTAACGAAATCCACAGCCTCGTTCAGCAG GTTATGTATTGTTATGCTGTGAATGGAAGGTGCGCTTCTCCTGCGCATCTTTGGCTCACTGGCTGCGACGGGGAAATGGATAGTGCATTGAAGCGGATTCCGGGGTTTGATAAATGGATAATTGAGAAGGAGAATAGGTCTTACATTGAAGCCTTGTGTGATCGAAAGGAGGATTTGGTTTATCTCACTGCGGATTCAGAGATTGTTCTTGAAGAACTTGATTTGaagaagttttatattattggcGGGTTGGTGGATAGGAACCGGTGGAAGGGCATAACGTTGAAGAAAGCACAAGAGCAAGGGATCCAAACGGCTAAACTCCCTATAGGAAATTTCATGAAGATGTCTAGCTCTCAG GTTCTTACTGTGAATCAAGTGGTAGAAATATTACTCAAGTTCTTGGAGACGAAGGACTGGAAAACATCTTTTTTTGCCGTTATCCCTCAACGGAAAAGATGTCAATCCGATTCAGAAGGAAATGCAGAAAATACGGTAGAGGAAGAACACGAACAGAACGATGGTCTAACggcaagtaaaaaaaaatgtgttgagGAGGTCCCTTCAAACAGTTAG